In the genome of Kitasatospora cathayae, one region contains:
- the pgl gene encoding 6-phosphogluconolactonase, which yields MTRAIPQLVVHRDKELMAQAAAARLITRIVDAQAARGTASVVLTGGRNGNALLAAIAASPARDAVDWGRLDLWWGDERFVPAADGDRNAVQARAELLDAVPLDPARVHEMPASDGVDGSDVEAAAARYAQELAKAAGPGDRLGVPAFDVLLLGVGPDTHIASLFPEHPGVRETELTVVGVRGAPKPPPTRISLTLPAIRSAREVWLLAAGEDKAGAVALALSGPGELQAPASGAYGRSRTLWLLDRAAAERIPAQLYPPASA from the coding sequence ATGACCAGGGCCATCCCGCAGCTGGTCGTCCACCGGGACAAGGAGCTGATGGCCCAGGCGGCCGCGGCCCGGCTGATCACCCGGATCGTGGACGCCCAGGCCGCCCGCGGCACCGCCTCGGTGGTGCTCACCGGTGGCCGCAACGGCAACGCCCTGCTGGCCGCCATCGCCGCCTCCCCGGCGCGCGACGCGGTCGACTGGGGCCGGCTGGACCTCTGGTGGGGCGACGAGCGCTTCGTGCCCGCCGCCGACGGCGACCGCAACGCCGTCCAGGCCCGCGCCGAGCTGCTGGACGCCGTCCCGCTCGACCCGGCGCGGGTGCACGAGATGCCCGCCTCGGACGGGGTGGACGGCTCCGACGTGGAGGCCGCGGCCGCGCGCTACGCGCAGGAGCTGGCGAAGGCCGCCGGGCCGGGCGACCGGCTCGGCGTCCCGGCCTTCGACGTGCTGCTGCTCGGCGTCGGCCCGGACACCCACATCGCCTCGCTCTTCCCTGAGCACCCGGGCGTGCGGGAGACCGAGCTGACCGTGGTCGGCGTGCGCGGGGCCCCCAAGCCCCCGCCGACCCGGATCTCGCTCACCCTCCCGGCGATCCGGTCGGCCCGCGAGGTCTGGCTGCTGGCCGCCGGCGAGGACAAGGCGGGCGCGGTCGCGCTGGCCCTGTCCGGCCCCGGCGAGCTGCAGGCGCCCGCCTCCGGCGCGTACGGCCGCAGCCGCACCCTGTGGCTGCTGGACCGTGCCGCCGCCGAGCGGATCCCCGCCCAGCTGTACCCGCCGGCCTCGGCCTAG
- a CDS encoding RNA polymerase-binding protein RbpA has product MASGNAIRGSRVGAGPMGEAERGESAPRNRISFWCANKHETRPSFAAEAVIPDTWDCPRCGFPAGQDEHNPPAPSRNEPYKTHLAYVRERRTDADGEAILAEALAKLRGEI; this is encoded by the coding sequence GTGGCAAGTGGCAACGCCATCCGTGGCAGCAGGGTCGGGGCCGGCCCGATGGGGGAGGCGGAGCGCGGCGAGTCCGCTCCGCGCAACCGGATCTCCTTCTGGTGCGCCAACAAGCACGAGACCCGGCCCAGCTTCGCCGCCGAGGCCGTCATCCCGGACACCTGGGACTGCCCGCGCTGCGGCTTCCCGGCCGGGCAGGACGAGCACAACCCGCCGGCGCCCTCGCGCAACGAGCCGTACAAGACCCACCTCGCCTACGTCCGCGAGCGGCGCACCGACGCCGACGGCGAGGCGATCCTCGCCGAGGCGCTGGCCAAGCTGCGCGGCGAGATCTGA
- the tal gene encoding transaldolase, translated as MTDALKRLSDEGVAIWLDDLSRKRLNSGNLAELVQNKHVVGVTTNPTIFQKAIAGSGDTSYDGQLRDLAVREVTTDEAIRMITTSDVRDAADVLRPVYDASNGRDGRVSIEVDPRLAHQTAPTVAEAKQLWWLVDRPNVFIKIPATKAGLPAISEVIGRGISVNVTLIFSLDRYKAVMDAYLTGLETAKAKGLDLSQIESVASFFVSRVDTEIDKRLDKIGGDAKNLRSKAALANARLAYQAYEEVFGSVDGKTAGSARWKALEAAGAKPQRPLWASTGVKDPALPDTLYVTELVAPGTVNTMPEATLDATADHGEVSGNTIVPNYADAKAVLDAIAAAGVDYDDVVQVLEDEGVQKFEQSWQELLDTVTASLASIATEK; from the coding sequence ATGACTGACGCACTGAAGCGCCTCAGCGACGAAGGCGTTGCGATCTGGCTGGACGACCTCAGCCGCAAGCGGCTGAACTCCGGCAACCTGGCCGAGCTGGTGCAGAACAAGCACGTGGTGGGCGTCACCACCAACCCGACCATCTTCCAGAAGGCCATCGCCGGCAGCGGCGACACCTCCTACGACGGCCAGCTGCGCGACCTCGCCGTCCGCGAGGTCACCACCGACGAGGCGATCCGCATGATCACCACCTCCGACGTGCGCGACGCCGCCGACGTGCTGCGTCCGGTCTACGACGCCTCCAACGGCCGCGACGGCCGGGTCTCCATCGAGGTCGACCCGCGCCTGGCCCACCAGACCGCCCCCACCGTGGCCGAGGCCAAGCAGCTGTGGTGGCTGGTCGACCGCCCGAACGTCTTCATCAAGATCCCCGCCACCAAGGCCGGCCTGCCCGCCATCAGCGAGGTCATCGGCCGGGGCATCAGCGTCAACGTCACGCTGATCTTCTCCCTGGACCGCTACAAGGCCGTCATGGACGCCTACCTGACCGGCCTGGAGACCGCCAAGGCCAAGGGCCTGGACCTCTCCCAGATCGAGTCGGTCGCCTCCTTCTTCGTGTCCCGGGTGGACACCGAGATCGACAAGCGCCTGGACAAGATCGGCGGAGACGCCAAGAACCTGCGCTCCAAGGCCGCCCTGGCCAACGCCCGCCTCGCCTACCAGGCGTACGAGGAGGTCTTCGGCTCGGTCGACGGCAAGACCGCCGGCAGCGCCCGTTGGAAGGCGCTGGAGGCCGCCGGCGCCAAGCCGCAGCGCCCGCTGTGGGCCTCCACCGGCGTCAAGGACCCGGCCCTGCCGGACACCCTGTACGTCACCGAGCTGGTCGCCCCGGGCACCGTCAACACCATGCCCGAGGCCACCCTGGACGCCACCGCCGACCACGGCGAGGTCAGCGGCAACACCATCGTCCCCAACTACGCCGACGCCAAGGCCGTCCTGGACGCCATCGCGGCCGCCGGGGTGGACTACGACGACGTGGTCCAGGTCCTGGAGGACGAGGGCGTGCAGAAGTTCGAGCAGTCCTGGCAGGAGCTGCTCGACACCGTCACCGCCTCGCTGGCCTCCATCGCCACCGAGAAGTGA
- the opcA gene encoding glucose-6-phosphate dehydrogenase assembly protein OpcA, whose protein sequence is MKIDLTNTTSSKINAALMEARRTSGSTAAGMVLTLVIVTDEGSAYDALKAANDASREHPMRTLAVIKRAGRSPRARAETRLDAEILVGSDAGSGETVILRMHGELAAHAQSVVLPLLLPDAPTVVWWPDNAPLHPAQDPLGALAQRRITDAVTAESPVGQLAQRAQSYTPGDTDLAWTRLTGWRSMLAAALDQRPSAITSVVVEGESYNPSVELLGLWLLNRLHVPVERVVTGGPGITAVRLRTKDGDITLDRPDGLMGMLSMPGSPDRQVALKRRETSELIAEELRRLDPDDIYSTAVRTPVERLREHDDADPAAAEQAAAGQGSAQAVEASVADPDGGAAEPEKKPAAKKAAGKRAAAKDGA, encoded by the coding sequence ATGAAGATCGACCTCACCAACACGACGTCCAGCAAGATCAACGCCGCGCTGATGGAGGCGCGCCGGACCAGCGGCTCCACCGCCGCCGGCATGGTGCTCACCCTGGTGATCGTGACCGACGAGGGCAGCGCCTACGACGCCCTCAAGGCCGCCAACGACGCCTCCCGCGAGCACCCGATGCGCACCCTCGCGGTGATCAAGCGCGCCGGTCGCTCCCCCCGGGCGCGCGCCGAGACCCGGCTGGACGCCGAGATCCTGGTCGGTTCGGACGCCGGCTCCGGCGAAACGGTCATCCTGCGCATGCACGGCGAACTCGCCGCGCACGCCCAGTCGGTGGTCCTGCCGCTGCTGCTGCCGGACGCCCCGACCGTGGTCTGGTGGCCGGACAACGCCCCGCTGCACCCGGCGCAGGACCCGCTGGGCGCGCTCGCCCAGCGCCGGATCACCGACGCGGTCACCGCCGAGTCCCCGGTCGGCCAGCTCGCCCAGCGGGCCCAGAGCTACACTCCGGGCGACACCGACCTGGCCTGGACCCGGCTCACCGGCTGGCGCTCCATGCTGGCCGCCGCGCTGGACCAGCGGCCGTCGGCCATCACCTCGGTGGTGGTCGAGGGCGAGTCCTACAACCCCAGCGTCGAGCTGCTCGGCCTGTGGCTGCTCAACCGGCTGCACGTGCCGGTCGAGCGGGTCGTCACCGGCGGGCCCGGCATCACCGCGGTGCGCCTGCGCACCAAGGACGGGGACATCACCCTGGACCGCCCGGACGGCCTGATGGGCATGCTCTCCATGCCCGGCTCGCCGGACCGCCAGGTGGCGCTCAAGCGGCGCGAGACCTCGGAGCTGATCGCCGAGGAGCTGCGCCGGCTGGACCCGGACGACATCTACTCGACGGCCGTGCGCACGCCCGTCGAGCGGCTGCGCGAGCACGACGACGCCGACCCGGCGGCCGCCGAGCAGGCTGCGGCCGGACAGGGCAGCGCCCAAGCGGTCGAGGCCTCGGTGGCCGACCCGGACGGCGGAGCGGCCGAGCCGGAGAAGAAGCCCGCCGCGAAGAAGGCCGCCGGCAAGCGCGCCGCCGCCAAGGACGGCGCATGA
- the tpiA gene encoding triose-phosphate isomerase, protein MTERLPLMAGNWKMNLNHLEAIQHTQKLAFALADKDYEAVEVAVLVPFTDLRSVQTLVFGDKLKIKYGSQDISQHDGGAYTGEVSGPMLAKLQCTYAVIGHSERRQYHGENEEIVNAKVKAAYRAGVTPILCIGEPLEIRKAGTHVEYTLAQLDGALEGVPADQAESIVVAYEPVWAIGTGEVATPEDAQEVCAAIRKRIAELYDAELADKVRVLYGGSVKSSSVAGLMAKPDIDGGLIGGASLDAEEFVKIVRYREQAVG, encoded by the coding sequence ATGACTGAGCGTCTCCCGCTGATGGCGGGCAACTGGAAGATGAACCTCAACCACCTCGAGGCCATCCAGCACACCCAGAAGCTGGCCTTCGCGCTGGCCGACAAGGACTACGAGGCCGTCGAGGTCGCCGTCCTGGTGCCGTTCACCGACCTGCGGTCGGTGCAGACCCTGGTCTTCGGCGACAAGCTGAAGATCAAGTACGGCTCGCAGGACATCTCCCAGCACGACGGCGGCGCCTACACCGGCGAGGTCTCCGGCCCGATGCTGGCCAAGCTGCAGTGCACCTACGCGGTGATCGGCCACTCGGAGCGCCGGCAGTACCACGGCGAGAACGAGGAGATCGTCAACGCCAAGGTCAAGGCCGCCTACCGGGCCGGGGTCACCCCGATCCTGTGCATCGGCGAGCCGCTGGAGATCCGCAAGGCCGGCACCCACGTCGAGTACACGCTGGCCCAGCTGGACGGCGCCCTGGAGGGCGTCCCGGCCGACCAGGCCGAGTCCATCGTGGTCGCCTACGAGCCGGTCTGGGCGATCGGCACCGGCGAGGTGGCCACTCCGGAGGACGCGCAGGAGGTCTGCGCCGCCATCCGCAAGCGGATCGCCGAGCTTTACGACGCCGAGCTGGCCGACAAGGTCCGTGTGCTGTACGGCGGTTCGGTCAAGTCGTCGAGCGTGGCCGGCCTGATGGCCAAGCCCGACATCGACGGCGGTCTGATCGGCGGTGCCTCGCTGGACGCCGAGGAGTTCGTCAAGATCGTGCGCTACCGTGAGCAGGCAGTAGGCTAA
- the zwf gene encoding glucose-6-phosphate dehydrogenase gives MTSESDADDLPPSPVNPLRDPSDRRLPRIAGPSGLVIFGVTGDLSRKKLMPAIYDLANRGLLPPGFSLVGFARREWDDEDFAQEVHDAVKEHARTPFREEVWQQLAKGMRFVHGTFDDDDAFDKLRETIQELDKAQGTGGNFAFYLSVPPKFFPTVVQQLKKHGLADPPQGSWRRAVIEKPFGHDLESAQELNKVVHEVFPRDEVFRIDHYLGKETVQNILALRFANQMFEPIWNRSYVDHVQITMAEDIGIGGRAGYYDGIGAARDVIQNHLLQLMALTAIEEPASFHPKALVAEKLKVLSAVRLPADLGKHTVRGQYAAGWQGGEEVVGYLDEEGIDPESKTDTYAAIKLEINNRRWAGVPFYLRTGKRLGRRVTEIAVVFQRAPYLPFDSYATEELGQNALVIRVQPDEGVTVRFGSKVPGTSFEVRDVTMDFAYGESFTESSPEAYERLILDVLLGDANLFPRHQEVELSWQILDPIEKYWDTHGKPAQYAAGTWGPAEADEMLARDGRSWRRP, from the coding sequence TTGACGTCGGAATCGGACGCGGACGACCTCCCGCCCTCCCCCGTCAACCCGCTTCGTGACCCCTCCGACCGGCGGCTCCCGCGCATCGCGGGGCCGTCCGGCCTGGTCATCTTCGGGGTCACCGGCGACCTGTCCCGCAAGAAGCTGATGCCGGCCATCTACGACCTGGCCAACCGCGGTCTGCTGCCGCCGGGCTTCTCCCTGGTCGGCTTCGCCCGCCGCGAGTGGGACGACGAGGACTTCGCCCAGGAGGTCCACGACGCGGTCAAGGAGCACGCCCGGACCCCGTTCCGCGAGGAGGTCTGGCAGCAGCTCGCCAAGGGCATGCGCTTCGTCCACGGCACCTTCGACGACGACGACGCCTTCGACAAGCTCCGCGAGACCATCCAGGAGCTGGACAAGGCCCAGGGCACGGGCGGCAACTTCGCCTTCTACCTGTCCGTCCCGCCGAAGTTCTTCCCGACCGTCGTCCAGCAGCTCAAGAAGCACGGCCTGGCCGACCCGCCGCAGGGCTCCTGGCGCCGCGCGGTCATCGAGAAGCCCTTCGGCCACGACCTGGAGAGCGCCCAGGAGCTCAACAAGGTCGTCCACGAGGTCTTCCCCCGGGACGAGGTCTTCCGGATCGACCACTACCTGGGCAAGGAGACGGTCCAGAACATCCTGGCGCTGCGCTTCGCCAACCAGATGTTCGAGCCGATCTGGAACCGGTCGTACGTCGACCACGTGCAGATCACCATGGCCGAGGACATCGGCATCGGCGGCCGGGCCGGCTACTACGACGGCATCGGCGCCGCCCGGGACGTCATCCAGAACCACCTGCTGCAGCTGATGGCCCTCACCGCCATCGAGGAGCCGGCGTCCTTCCACCCGAAGGCGCTGGTGGCCGAGAAGCTCAAGGTGCTGTCCGCCGTCCGGCTCCCGGCCGACCTCGGCAAGCACACCGTGCGCGGCCAGTACGCGGCCGGCTGGCAGGGCGGCGAGGAGGTGGTCGGCTACCTGGACGAGGAGGGCATCGACCCGGAGTCCAAGACCGACACCTACGCGGCCATCAAGCTGGAGATCAACAACCGCCGCTGGGCGGGCGTCCCGTTCTACCTGCGCACCGGCAAGCGGCTGGGCCGCCGGGTCACCGAGATCGCGGTGGTCTTCCAGCGCGCCCCGTACCTGCCCTTCGACTCCTACGCGACCGAGGAGCTGGGGCAGAACGCCCTGGTCATCCGGGTCCAGCCGGACGAGGGCGTGACGGTGCGGTTCGGCTCCAAGGTGCCGGGCACCTCCTTCGAGGTCCGGGACGTCACGATGGACTTCGCCTACGGCGAGTCCTTCACCGAGTCCAGCCCGGAGGCGTACGAGCGGCTCATCCTCGACGTGCTGCTCGGCGACGCCAACCTGTTCCCGCGCCACCAGGAGGTCGAGCTCTCCTGGCAGATCCTCGACCCGATCGAGAAGTACTGGGACACCCACGGCAAGCCCGCCCAGTACGCGGCGGGCACCTGGGGTCCCGCCGAGGCTGACGAGATGCTCGCACGAGACGGCAGGAGCTGGCGCCGGCCATGA
- the secG gene encoding preprotein translocase subunit SecG, whose product MVLGFSIALIIFSLLMILLVLLHKGKGGGLSDMFGGGAMSTGGGSAVAERNLDRITIVVGVGWFACIIVLGLVLKYKS is encoded by the coding sequence GTGGTTCTCGGGTTCTCGATTGCCCTGATCATCTTCAGTCTGCTGATGATCCTGCTGGTGCTGCTGCACAAGGGGAAGGGCGGCGGCCTGTCGGACATGTTCGGCGGCGGCGCGATGTCGACCGGCGGCGGTTCGGCGGTGGCCGAGCGCAACCTGGACCGCATCACCATCGTGGTCGGCGTCGGCTGGTTCGCCTGCATCATCGTGCTGGGCCTGGTCCTGAAGTACAAGAGCTGA
- the tkt gene encoding transketolase produces MSTAPTNAFEWSDLDERTVDTARVLAMDAVQKVGNGHPGTAMSLAPAAYLIFQRFLRHDPTDPAWVGRDRFVLSPGHTSLTLYTQLYFSGYGLELDDLKAFRVAGSRTPGHPEHGHTAGVETTTGPLGQGIANAVGMAMAARYERGLFDPEAAAGESPFDHTIWAIVSDGDLEEGISAEASSLAGHQKLGNLVALYDDNHISIEGDTETAFSEDVLKRYEAYGWHVQRVTPKANGDVDVEALAGALAAAKAETARPSIIAMRTIIAWPAPDAQNTAKAHGSALGAAEIAATKKVLGFDPEKTFEVSDQVIEHARQVIKRGKAARDQWQQGFDAWRAANPHRAAEFDRIQAGELPEGWKKALPSFPAGKDVATRKASGETLKALGAVIPELWGGSADLAESNLTTIDEDSSFLPEGNPLKSANPFGRTIHFGIREHAMGSTMNGIALHGRTRVYGGTFLVFADYMRPAVRLAALMKLPVTYVWTHDSIGLGEDGPTHQPVEHLASLRAIPGLSMVRPADANETAVAWRTVIERQTSHPGPVGLALTRQNVPTFDREVFASAEGTAKGAYVLAEASTGDPQVILLGTGSEVQLAVQAREALEAEGIATRVVSVPSFEWFQEQDQAYRDSVLPPSVKARVSVEAGIAQGWRELVGDHGRIVSLEHFGASADYKVLFEEFGLTAERVIAEAHNALRSLEAVNR; encoded by the coding sequence GTGAGCACTGCGCCGACGAACGCATTCGAGTGGAGCGACCTGGACGAGCGCACGGTTGACACGGCGCGAGTCCTGGCGATGGACGCTGTCCAGAAGGTCGGTAACGGGCACCCCGGGACGGCCATGTCCCTGGCCCCCGCGGCCTACCTGATCTTCCAGCGCTTCCTGCGCCACGACCCGACCGACCCGGCCTGGGTCGGCCGCGACCGGTTCGTCCTCTCCCCCGGGCACACCAGCCTGACGCTCTACACCCAGCTGTACTTCTCCGGCTACGGCCTGGAGCTGGACGACCTCAAGGCATTCCGGGTGGCCGGCAGCCGCACCCCCGGCCACCCCGAGCACGGCCACACCGCGGGCGTGGAGACCACCACCGGCCCGCTGGGCCAGGGCATCGCCAACGCGGTGGGCATGGCGATGGCCGCCCGCTACGAGCGCGGCCTGTTCGACCCGGAGGCGGCGGCCGGGGAGTCCCCCTTCGACCACACCATCTGGGCCATCGTCTCCGACGGTGACCTGGAGGAGGGCATCTCCGCCGAGGCCTCCTCGCTGGCCGGCCACCAGAAGCTGGGCAACCTGGTCGCCCTCTACGACGACAACCACATCTCGATCGAGGGCGACACCGAGACCGCCTTCTCCGAGGACGTCCTCAAGCGCTACGAGGCCTACGGCTGGCACGTCCAGCGGGTCACCCCGAAGGCCAACGGCGACGTCGACGTCGAGGCGCTCGCCGGTGCGCTGGCCGCGGCCAAGGCCGAGACCGCCCGGCCGTCGATCATCGCGATGCGCACCATCATCGCCTGGCCGGCCCCGGACGCCCAGAACACCGCCAAGGCGCACGGCTCCGCGCTCGGCGCCGCCGAGATCGCCGCCACCAAGAAGGTCCTGGGCTTCGACCCGGAGAAGACCTTCGAGGTCAGCGACCAGGTCATCGAGCACGCCCGCCAGGTCATCAAGCGCGGCAAGGCCGCCCGCGACCAGTGGCAGCAGGGCTTCGACGCCTGGCGCGCCGCCAACCCGCACCGGGCCGCCGAGTTCGACCGCATCCAGGCCGGCGAGCTGCCCGAGGGCTGGAAGAAGGCCCTGCCGTCCTTCCCGGCCGGCAAGGACGTCGCCACCCGCAAGGCCTCCGGCGAGACCCTCAAGGCGCTCGGCGCGGTGATCCCGGAGCTGTGGGGCGGCTCGGCCGACCTCGCGGAGTCCAACCTCACCACGATCGACGAGGACAGCTCCTTCCTCCCCGAGGGCAACCCGCTGAAGTCCGCCAACCCGTTCGGCCGGACGATCCACTTCGGCATCCGCGAGCACGCCATGGGCTCGACCATGAACGGCATCGCCCTGCACGGCAGGACCCGCGTGTACGGCGGCACCTTCCTGGTCTTCGCGGACTACATGCGCCCGGCCGTCCGGCTGGCCGCGCTGATGAAGCTGCCGGTCACCTACGTCTGGACGCACGACTCGATCGGCCTCGGCGAGGACGGCCCGACCCACCAGCCGGTCGAGCACCTGGCCTCGCTGCGCGCCATCCCGGGCCTGTCCATGGTCCGCCCGGCCGACGCCAACGAGACCGCCGTCGCCTGGCGCACCGTCATCGAGCGCCAGACCAGCCACCCCGGCCCGGTCGGCCTGGCCCTGACCCGCCAGAACGTCCCGACCTTCGACCGCGAGGTCTTCGCCTCCGCCGAGGGCACCGCCAAGGGCGCCTACGTGCTGGCCGAGGCCTCCACCGGCGACCCGCAGGTGATCCTGCTGGGCACCGGCTCCGAGGTCCAGCTGGCAGTCCAGGCCCGCGAGGCCCTGGAGGCCGAGGGCATCGCCACCCGGGTGGTCTCGGTCCCGTCCTTCGAGTGGTTCCAGGAGCAGGACCAGGCCTACCGCGACAGCGTGCTGCCGCCGTCGGTCAAGGCCCGCGTCTCGGTCGAGGCCGGCATCGCCCAGGGCTGGCGCGAGCTGGTCGGCGACCACGGCCGGATCGTCTCGCTGGAGCACTTCGGTGCCTCCGCCGACTACAAGGTGCTGTTCGAGGAGTTCGGCCTGACCGCCGAGCGCGTGATCGCCGAGGCGCACAACGCCCTGCGCTCCCTCGAGGCCGTCAACCGCTAG